The Sesamum indicum cultivar Zhongzhi No. 13 linkage group LG2, S_indicum_v1.0, whole genome shotgun sequence genome contains a region encoding:
- the LOC105156095 gene encoding uncharacterized protein LOC105156095 isoform X2 encodes MLYVFIFLLGVEVADIKRLNGLVTDLQMFALKTLQIPLPGRHPPSPNLCNSQDTPPRPSSSQQTPSSRRHSDLFDSFPSLRLKSSSEQKVSPAMTSLRGYYGLRPEDRKSTAEGCEMAVFWKGGSHYLEDGPFAKSSPVSNPPLSQHRKSKSVALLSENDDLMDQVSLQEAESSDSDKWIEKLVRRRQKSEADFTARTPEKLLKEDNTNSSAISAITGKNLALRPKSANRTVSGGVDGEAGVLNPIPIGLGDSFITDIVGGVRKSSSTSCLQDPDNGTLSSLWPTSRWSLKPDFQALSTAAITRPIFDGLPKPMTRRNKAALD; translated from the exons ATGCTATATGTATTCATTTTTCTCCTCGGCGTCGAG GTGGCAGACATAAAGAGGCTAAATGGGTTGGTGACAGATCTCCAAATGTTTGCACTCAAGACACTTCAAATACCATTGCCAGGGAGGCACCCCCCTTCCCCCAACTTGTGCAATAGTCAAGATACTCCTCCCCG GCCAAGCAGCTCTCAGCAGACCCCATCCAGCCGTAGGCACTCtgatttatttgattcatTTCCATCATTGAGATTAAAATCTTCTTCAGAACAAAAAGTATCTCCAGCCATGACCAGCTTGCGAGGTTATTATGGTCTTAGACCAGAAGACAGAAAAAGTACAGCAGAAGGTTGTGAAATGGCTGTGTTCTGGAAAGGGGGATCTCATTATCTAGAGGATGGGCCATTTGCCAAATCATCACCTGTTTCTAACCCGCCACTGAGTCAGCatagaaaatcaaaaagtGTAGCTTTACTGTCAGAGAATGATGATCTCATGGATCAGGTTTCATTGCAAGAAGCTGAGAGCAGCGATTCAGATAAATGGATTGAGAAGTTGGTGAGACGGCGTCAAAAATCTGAAGCTGATTTTACTGCCCGGACCCCAGAAAAACTTCTGAAGGAGGATAACACTAATAGCAGCGCAATTTCAGCAATTACAGGCAAAAACTTGGCACTTAGGCCCAAGTCAGCCAACCGAACTGTCTCAGGAGGAGTTGATGGTGAAGCAGGAGTACTGAACCCAATTCCCATTGGTCTGGGGGATTCTTTCATAACCGACATTGTTGGTGGAGTACGAAAATCATCAAGTACATCATGTTTGCAGGATCCTGACAATGGGACATTGTCCTCTTTATGGCCCACATCAAGGTGGAGTTTGAAGCCGGATTTTCAGGCTCTTTCTACTGCAGCCATTACGAGACCTATCTTCGATGGCCTCCCTAAGCCTATGACTCGAAGAAACAAAGCAGCACTTGAttag
- the LOC105156095 gene encoding uncharacterized protein LOC105156095 isoform X1, producing MEGDWLLQINDDGEGEFSHHQMVRSSPHPRSAPIASPQSAALAGGVNGGVNCIIHTVSKFDTLAGVAIKYGVEVADIKRLNGLVTDLQMFALKTLQIPLPGRHPPSPNLCNSQDTPPRPSSSQQTPSSRRHSDLFDSFPSLRLKSSSEQKVSPAMTSLRGYYGLRPEDRKSTAEGCEMAVFWKGGSHYLEDGPFAKSSPVSNPPLSQHRKSKSVALLSENDDLMDQVSLQEAESSDSDKWIEKLVRRRQKSEADFTARTPEKLLKEDNTNSSAISAITGKNLALRPKSANRTVSGGVDGEAGVLNPIPIGLGDSFITDIVGGVRKSSSTSCLQDPDNGTLSSLWPTSRWSLKPDFQALSTAAITRPIFDGLPKPMTRRNKAALD from the exons ATGGAGGGCGATTGGTTGTTGCAAATAAATGACGATGGAGAAGGGGAATTTTCGCACCATCAAATGGTTAGATCATCGCCACACCCGAGATCGGCTCCGATTGCATCTCCACAGTCCGCCGCCTTGGCCGGAGGAGTTAATGGAGGGGTGAATTGCATAATACACACTGTCTCCAAATTCGACACGCTCGCCGGCGTCGCCATCAAATACGGCGTCGAG GTGGCAGACATAAAGAGGCTAAATGGGTTGGTGACAGATCTCCAAATGTTTGCACTCAAGACACTTCAAATACCATTGCCAGGGAGGCACCCCCCTTCCCCCAACTTGTGCAATAGTCAAGATACTCCTCCCCG GCCAAGCAGCTCTCAGCAGACCCCATCCAGCCGTAGGCACTCtgatttatttgattcatTTCCATCATTGAGATTAAAATCTTCTTCAGAACAAAAAGTATCTCCAGCCATGACCAGCTTGCGAGGTTATTATGGTCTTAGACCAGAAGACAGAAAAAGTACAGCAGAAGGTTGTGAAATGGCTGTGTTCTGGAAAGGGGGATCTCATTATCTAGAGGATGGGCCATTTGCCAAATCATCACCTGTTTCTAACCCGCCACTGAGTCAGCatagaaaatcaaaaagtGTAGCTTTACTGTCAGAGAATGATGATCTCATGGATCAGGTTTCATTGCAAGAAGCTGAGAGCAGCGATTCAGATAAATGGATTGAGAAGTTGGTGAGACGGCGTCAAAAATCTGAAGCTGATTTTACTGCCCGGACCCCAGAAAAACTTCTGAAGGAGGATAACACTAATAGCAGCGCAATTTCAGCAATTACAGGCAAAAACTTGGCACTTAGGCCCAAGTCAGCCAACCGAACTGTCTCAGGAGGAGTTGATGGTGAAGCAGGAGTACTGAACCCAATTCCCATTGGTCTGGGGGATTCTTTCATAACCGACATTGTTGGTGGAGTACGAAAATCATCAAGTACATCATGTTTGCAGGATCCTGACAATGGGACATTGTCCTCTTTATGGCCCACATCAAGGTGGAGTTTGAAGCCGGATTTTCAGGCTCTTTCTACTGCAGCCATTACGAGACCTATCTTCGATGGCCTCCCTAAGCCTATGACTCGAAGAAACAAAGCAGCACTTGAttag